One window of the Lipingzhangella halophila genome contains the following:
- a CDS encoding TetR/AcrR family transcriptional regulator — translation MAAHATQGERTEASRRRIIEAGIKVLADEGYRNMTVARIQEVAGLSRGLVGYHFGGKQGLLEAIISGIRDDYINQVVNRLDSGDLSGLDSILRMIETYLDRLGSQPDRHKVLLVLMVESLGELPELRPASQSLNAVMRGQFRGWLTKGTEDGTVRPDADPAVEAGLFEALLRGITLQWLVDPDGFDLAAAKRRALDMTRRSLAP, via the coding sequence ATGGCTGCGCACGCCACCCAGGGGGAGCGCACCGAGGCCTCGCGGAGGCGCATCATCGAAGCGGGCATCAAGGTCCTCGCCGACGAGGGCTACCGCAACATGACGGTGGCCCGCATCCAGGAGGTCGCCGGCCTCAGCCGCGGGCTGGTGGGATACCACTTCGGGGGCAAGCAGGGCCTCCTTGAGGCGATCATCAGCGGCATCCGCGACGACTACATCAACCAGGTGGTCAACCGGCTCGACTCGGGTGACCTGTCGGGCCTGGACTCCATCCTGCGAATGATCGAGACCTACCTGGACAGGCTCGGTTCGCAGCCCGACCGGCACAAGGTGCTGCTGGTGCTGATGGTCGAGTCCCTCGGGGAACTGCCGGAGCTGCGCCCCGCGTCCCAGTCACTCAACGCGGTCATGCGCGGCCAGTTCCGCGGCTGGCTGACCAAGGGCACCGAGGACGGCACGGTCCGCCCCGATGCGGACCCCGCAGTCGAGGCCGGTCTGTTCGAGGCACTGCTCCGCGGCATCACGCTCCAGTGGCTCGTCGACCCGGACGGCTTCGACCTCGCCGCCGCCAAGCGCAGGGCCCTGGACATGACCCGGCGCAGCCTCGCCCCGTGA